One Qipengyuania aurantiaca genomic region harbors:
- the nth gene encoding endonuclease III gives MTKDQIFEFFRRLAEDNPSPETELEYGNCYQLVVAVALSAQATDVGVNKATRALFREVETPQAMLELGEDGLKEHIKTIGLFNSKAKNVILLSQLLVDEYGGEVPDTREDLVRLPGVGRKTANVVLNCWFGQETFAVDTHILRVGNRTGLAKGKTPEQVEAKLEKRVPQPFRLGAHHWLILHGRYVCKARTPECWRCPVVDLCSYRKKVTEKPKGR, from the coding sequence ATGACCAAGGATCAGATTTTCGAATTCTTCCGGCGGCTCGCCGAGGACAACCCCTCGCCCGAGACCGAGCTGGAATATGGCAATTGCTACCAGCTGGTGGTGGCCGTGGCGCTGTCCGCGCAGGCGACCGATGTGGGCGTGAACAAGGCCACCCGCGCGCTGTTTCGCGAGGTCGAGACGCCCCAAGCGATGCTCGAACTGGGCGAGGACGGGCTGAAGGAGCACATCAAGACCATCGGCCTGTTCAATTCCAAGGCCAAGAACGTGATCCTGCTCAGCCAACTGCTGGTAGACGAATATGGCGGCGAGGTCCCCGACACGCGTGAAGATCTGGTCCGTCTGCCCGGGGTGGGCCGCAAGACTGCCAATGTGGTGCTCAATTGTTGGTTCGGGCAGGAAACCTTTGCAGTCGACACGCATATCCTGCGGGTGGGCAACCGGACGGGGTTGGCGAAAGGCAAGACGCCCGAACAGGTCGAGGCAAAACTGGAAAAGCGCGTGCCTCAGCCCTTCCGCCTAGGCGCGCATCACTGGCTCATCTTGCACGGCCGCTATGTCTGCAAAGCGCGCACGCCCGAATGCTGGCGGTGTCCGGTGGTGGATTTGTGCAGTTACCGGAAGAAGGTAACGGAGAAGCCGAAGGGGCGATAG
- a CDS encoding ion transporter, with the protein MTLRKYLHQQITIGSWPDGRLTGLNKLLICMILAAVLVGVVSTEPVILNEWRSEILIAEILFGAFFLIEYLARIYSAPEEEGLGSPWGKRWRFIRSPIGLIDLAVVLVSLAPFFIANAAALRLLRLMRVFSLAKLGHFSAAMREILTALKERSYDLLVCAALALSLLLVGASGLYWLEGDLQPDHFGSIPRALWWAVITLTTVGYGDAYPITAAGKVVGSFVALGGVLLVALPTGIFAAAFSDAMQRRREAVARALAEIENG; encoded by the coding sequence ATGACCCTGCGCAAGTACCTCCACCAGCAGATCACCATCGGTTCGTGGCCCGACGGGCGGCTGACGGGGCTCAACAAACTGCTGATCTGCATGATCCTTGCTGCCGTGCTGGTGGGCGTCGTCTCGACCGAGCCGGTGATCCTGAACGAATGGCGCAGCGAAATCCTGATCGCCGAAATCCTTTTCGGGGCGTTTTTCCTGATCGAATATCTCGCCCGCATCTATTCCGCGCCGGAAGAGGAAGGCCTCGGCTCGCCCTGGGGCAAGCGCTGGCGCTTCATTCGCTCCCCCATCGGGCTGATCGACCTTGCCGTGGTCCTCGTTAGCCTCGCGCCCTTCTTCATCGCCAACGCCGCGGCGCTGCGACTGCTGCGGCTGATGCGTGTGTTCTCGCTCGCCAAGCTGGGGCATTTCTCCGCCGCCATGCGCGAGATCCTGACCGCGCTGAAGGAGCGCAGCTACGATCTGCTGGTCTGCGCCGCGCTGGCGCTCAGCCTGCTGCTAGTGGGCGCGAGCGGGCTCTACTGGCTCGAGGGCGACCTCCAGCCCGACCATTTCGGCAGTATCCCGCGCGCCTTGTGGTGGGCAGTCATCACGCTCACCACCGTCGGCTATGGCGACGCCTATCCGATCACCGCGGCGGGCAAGGTGGTGGGCAGCTTCGTCGCGCTCGGCGGAGTGCTGCTGGTCGCGCTGCCGACGGGCATCTTCGCCGCCGCCTTCTCCGACGCCATGCAGCGCCGCCGCGAAGCCGTGGCGCGCGCGCTGGCCGAGATCGAGAACGGATGA
- the dapB gene encoding 4-hydroxy-tetrahydrodipicolinate reductase has protein sequence MANIGVIGSKGAMGEALRRVIEASGHDYAGGADKGDDVGELAKVSDALVDFSAPAALQANLDAAKRAGVPIVIGTTGLETKHHAMIDTAAREIAVLQTGNTSLGVTLLAHLVREAAGRLGEDWDIEIVEMHHRRKVDAPSGTALLLGEAAAKARKVSLDDVSESGRDGQTGPRTSGAIGFAALRGGTVAGDHSVIFAGEEERITLSHSAENRTIFARGAIRAAEWLREAEPGRYSMEEVLGI, from the coding sequence ATGGCCAATATCGGTGTGATCGGCAGCAAGGGCGCCATGGGCGAAGCCCTGCGGCGCGTGATCGAGGCTTCGGGCCACGACTATGCCGGCGGCGCCGACAAGGGCGACGATGTGGGCGAGCTGGCCAAGGTGAGCGACGCGCTGGTCGATTTTTCCGCCCCTGCCGCGTTGCAGGCAAACCTCGATGCCGCCAAGCGTGCGGGCGTGCCGATCGTGATCGGGACCACCGGGCTCGAGACGAAACACCACGCGATGATCGACACAGCGGCGCGCGAGATCGCCGTGCTGCAGACCGGCAACACATCGCTCGGCGTGACGCTGCTCGCCCATCTGGTGCGTGAGGCGGCGGGACGGCTGGGCGAGGACTGGGACATCGAGATCGTCGAGATGCACCACCGCCGCAAGGTCGATGCGCCTTCGGGCACGGCGCTGCTGCTGGGCGAGGCGGCGGCGAAAGCGCGCAAGGTCTCGCTCGACGATGTGAGCGAAAGCGGGCGCGACGGGCAGACCGGGCCGCGCACCTCGGGCGCGATCGGCTTTGCCGCGCTGCGCGGCGGCACGGTGGCGGGCGACCACAGCGTGATCTTCGCCGGCGAGGAAGAGCGCATCACCCTTTCGCACAGCGCGGAGAACCGGACGATCTTCGCGCGCGGGGCAATCCGGGCGGCCGAGTGGCTGCGCGAGGCCGAACCGGGGCGCTATTCCATGGAAGAGGTGCTGGGCATCTGA
- a CDS encoding NAD-dependent deacylase, with protein sequence MSDIRNIVVLTGAGISAESGIDTFRDSGGLWEQHRVEDVATPEGFSRDPDLVHRFYDARREAVQQVEPNPAHEALALLDKRWDGDLLIVTQNVDDLHERAGASRVLHMHGELLSALCARCDARHRWSEPLFGRPECPGCGEAALRPDVVWFGEMPYEMERIYDALRRADMFVSIGTSGAVYPAAGFVRDAREFGARTLELNLERGEGSYWFHESRQGRASKLVPEWVGEVLGGMPS encoded by the coding sequence ATGAGCGACATCCGCAATATCGTCGTCCTCACGGGCGCAGGGATTTCCGCCGAGAGCGGCATCGACACCTTCCGCGATTCGGGCGGCCTGTGGGAACAGCACCGGGTGGAGGACGTCGCCACGCCCGAGGGCTTCAGCCGCGATCCCGACCTCGTCCACCGCTTCTACGACGCGCGGCGCGAGGCGGTCCAGCAGGTCGAGCCGAACCCCGCGCACGAAGCGCTGGCGCTGCTCGACAAGAGGTGGGACGGCGACCTCCTCATCGTCACCCAGAATGTCGACGATCTGCACGAGCGCGCCGGGGCGAGCCGCGTGCTCCACATGCATGGCGAACTGCTGAGCGCGCTCTGCGCCCGCTGCGACGCTCGCCACCGCTGGAGCGAGCCGCTGTTCGGCCGCCCCGAATGCCCCGGCTGCGGCGAGGCGGCGCTGCGCCCCGACGTCGTCTGGTTCGGCGAAATGCCCTACGAGATGGAGCGCATCTACGACGCCCTGCGCCGCGCGGACATGTTTGTGAGCATCGGCACTTCGGGCGCGGTCTATCCCGCCGCCGGCTTCGTGCGCGACGCCCGCGAATTCGGCGCCCGCACGCTCGAACTCAACCTCGAACGCGGCGAAGGCTCCTACTGGTTCCACGAAAGCCGCCAGGGCCGGGCGAGCAAGCTCGTGCCGGAATGGGTGGGCGAGGTGTTGGGGGGAATGCCCAGCTAA
- a CDS encoding HesA/MoeB/ThiF family protein, protein MSLSPERLDRFARHIVLPEVGGAGQVALAGKHLVLVGLGGIGSPALQYLAAAGIGKLTLVDDDKVDASNLQRQTLYNERDIGHGKAISAKRWVKLFDPELDVEISDRRIDAARADALVTGADLVLDGTDNFATRLAVSDACVRAGVPLLSAAVGRFQGQVGAFAGHLPEEACYRCFVGDAFDAEDCDTCAEDGMLGAMAGWVATFAALHAIRVLLDGVSAYGDPQWSRVNLLDGMKPGMRQFTIAKDPECKGCGR, encoded by the coding sequence GTGAGCCTGTCGCCCGAACGCCTCGATCGCTTCGCGCGCCACATCGTCCTGCCCGAAGTCGGCGGCGCGGGCCAAGTCGCGCTGGCGGGCAAGCACCTCGTGCTGGTCGGCCTCGGCGGCATCGGCAGCCCGGCGCTGCAATATCTCGCCGCCGCCGGGATCGGGAAGCTGACTCTGGTCGACGACGACAAGGTCGACGCCTCCAACCTCCAGCGCCAGACGCTCTACAACGAACGCGACATCGGCCACGGCAAGGCCATTTCCGCCAAGCGCTGGGTCAAGCTGTTCGACCCCGAACTCGACGTCGAGATCAGCGACCGCCGCATCGACGCAGCCCGTGCCGACGCCTTGGTGACAGGCGCAGACCTCGTCCTCGACGGCACCGACAATTTCGCCACCCGCCTCGCCGTTTCCGATGCCTGCGTGCGCGCGGGCGTCCCGCTCCTCTCCGCCGCTGTCGGTCGCTTTCAGGGCCAGGTCGGTGCCTTTGCGGGCCACCTGCCCGAAGAGGCTTGCTACCGCTGCTTCGTCGGCGACGCTTTCGACGCCGAAGACTGCGACACCTGCGCCGAGGACGGGATGCTGGGCGCCATGGCCGGCTGGGTCGCCACTTTCGCCGCGCTACACGCCATCCGCGTCCTGCTCGATGGCGTCAGCGCCTATGGCGACCCGCAGTGGAGCCGCGTGAACCTGCTCGACGGGATGAAACCGGGCATGCGGCAGTTTACGATTGCCAAGGACCCGGAATGCAAGGGGTGTGGACGTTAG
- a CDS encoding DUF983 domain-containing protein produces the protein MSLSTDPTDESNARYDLPATFMACLLRGVLGRCPRCGEGKLFRKWLKPVDTCAHCQLDISGQRADDLPAYIGIFVTGHLLAPVIIALVTGFALSAMALLAIVIPLAVVMLIGLLQPSKGGVIALQWWNGMHGFRKERAGEPPA, from the coding sequence ATGAGCCTGTCCACCGACCCGACCGACGAGTCCAACGCCCGCTACGATCTGCCCGCCACGTTCATGGCGTGCCTGCTTCGCGGTGTGCTGGGCCGCTGCCCGCGCTGTGGCGAGGGCAAGCTGTTTCGCAAGTGGCTCAAACCGGTCGATACCTGCGCCCATTGCCAGCTCGACATATCCGGCCAGCGCGCCGACGATTTGCCGGCCTATATCGGCATCTTCGTGACCGGCCATCTGCTCGCACCCGTCATCATCGCTCTTGTGACCGGCTTTGCGCTTTCGGCCATGGCGCTGCTTGCCATCGTCATCCCGCTGGCGGTGGTCATGCTGATCGGCCTGCTCCAGCCCTCCAAGGGCGGCGTGATTGCGCTGCAATGGTGGAACGGGATGCACGGCTTCCGCAAGGAACGCGCCGGGGAGCCGCCCGCGTGA